The Raphanus sativus cultivar WK10039 chromosome 2, ASM80110v3, whole genome shotgun sequence DNA segment AGCCTTCTCCGGGTGCATCATAAATAAAGCCTGTCTGATCTCATCTTCCGATACTGGCCTCAGAAGCCGTTGATTCATTTGTTGTGTTATTCCCGGCCTTATTTTACTAAACAAATAATCTTTGTTTAGTAAAATTTGAAGGCCATATATAATCTTTGATATAGTGATTAACTTCATGAATTGATAGAAACATGATTCATCATACATTAGTTGTATGatacaatttaaaaacaaaatagtaaaaaaaaagaactattaaataagtaaaataacagaaacaattttttaaagcTTCTGTTTAAAAAGCTGATTTTCTccatcaaaattcaaaaattattgtTATCTTACATTTTATTTGAACTTACACATATATTGTAAAAacatatccaaaaaaaaatatactaagtGTTTAAATCAATGTGACCCAAGTAAATTGATGTTTCAAAAAAttgaaccaaacaaaaaatactaAGGAACTTGcaaaagatattattaaaaaaaataaagttattgaTCATAAACTATCCAAATGATCACTTAAAATATgtcacaataaaataaaaaatttccaaGAATTTTTAAATGAACAattcctaaattttaaattagctAATATCTTAAGTAAAATAGTTAACATATTGGTCGATCAATAAGAATTATAAAGATTGTTGtaataacatattttcataaaatacaattaaattCATAATTCTTATTGTCgtgtttttgtttcataaaatataattctattataaaataaaaaaaatttgatattaaaaataaaactaaaaataatattatctatttgtaacaaaataaagtaattttttaaaaaattaaatataattaagaaactaagaaaaaataataaaacatattactaaacattcacataataataaaccaataagattcaaataaatttaaaagataaaatccgcgcgtagcgcggaaaaGTCTCTAGTATGATTAAAGACACATTAAAAAGAACTTAACAGAGAGAATAGATAACATTCATCAACGAACCGTAACTATAATACACTATCAcattttttgtttcacaaaaacCAAGAAGACTACTAAGTAGTAACTTAGAAATCTTTTGAAAGGAGTGGAAATACCAATAAAGATAGTGTAATAAACAACAGCTGCAATGAGACGCTTCACACCAGAGGAAATCGAGTTTCACACCCATCTCACTACCATTGCGCTTCCTCTATCTTCAGATACCGATTCTGTGATTTGGCTTGTTGACAATTACCCTATGAAGTGTCTCTAGCTCGAGTATTATCTGGAATAAAGTAATACCGAGCCAAAATGTGCAACATGGGCGGATATAGTCTGTGTTGGAGGATGAGCCTTCGGCCTATTCGCGAACTGGGCATGTATTCACCAAGGAGAGCCCAATAACAAAACGACGACTTGAACATTTAAGAATCCTTCGGCGCACACAAGAAACAGAGAGCCTAGGGGATAAACTACGCCGATCGCCGATCATAGGCACAGAGCTATAACAAGCAAAGAGTACAATGATGATCGCCGAACCAACTCCCAGACACACATCCACCACGATGTAGGAATAACAAACCAAGAGGATTATAAATAGAGGAGTATTTAATGAGAGGGGGGGGGGGGCAGAAAAACCGAGAGAGGAACTAGAGAGAGAACAGACTTAGCAACAAGTTCGTCTAACGACGACGAGTTCTTCCTTTGTATCTTTTACTTTCTGTCCTTTCGCTTACACTTTAATAAACGAAACCTTCAACCCTTCTTAATCATATTTAACTCTTAATCTTTGTCTCCTAAACACAATTATCGGATTTAGAATTCAGCAGTCTGGTACAAGGGTGCTATCCCTAAGCATGCATTTAATATGTGGGTCGCAAGTCTTGATAGACTTCCCACAAAATCCAGGCTCCACTCATGGGGCATGAACGTCAATCCTTTGTGCTCATTCTGCTCCAAGGAAGTTGGAACAAGAGATCATTTCTTACTCTCTAGTGAGTATAGTACTGCTGTTTGGCAGTATGTTCTTCAGAGATGTATACCCCGAAGAACTCAAATTATATTGGCAAGAGCTGTTAAGTTGGATTCTATCTCCGGCCCCAAAGCTCTCTTTATCCTTCAGCGAATTGCTAGTCaagcaaaaaaaattcatgtctGAAACCAAAGAAACAATCTGATTCATAACCAAACTTTACTGCCTGCCTTTTCAGCTTTCCAAGGACTTGACAGGGAGGTTTAAAAAGGTATTTATGCGAGAAGACACATGAAAAGATTATCTTCTCTAGTGGCTATTTGGTTGAGATAGCATTCTTCTTTATGTTGTTTTAaaccatatttttttataaactctatCGGCTGAATTCTTAAACCATATTATTTTGCTCAGTCGCTAAAGGAGCAGTGATTCCAATGTTACCTTTCTTGGGATCCACGGCAGTAACGTAAACAGTGTATATTAATCCAGACGTCATAACAATCTAGAATGCAACTGCGATCCACTGCATAACTCCATAAGAGAACAAAAATGTTGTTATCTCCATCCCATCAATACTTAACTTGAGAAACAAGTAAGTGACGACTATTCCAAATAATTGAGCAATCCAGTAAAGAGTAGATCTTAAAAACGTTATGTTTCCACCAATGAAAGCTCCAAATGTAACTGTGGGATTAACAAGACTGCCTGAAACATTTGTTCTTACAGAAACCGCCACGAACAATGCAAACGCATGAGACAAGATGCAGCCACTAGACCAGAAGGTGTTGCCGGTCCATCTCCAGTTAGCTTTCCATATAGCCATATCCAAGCCTTGCCAGCAAAAACGAATATAACCATCGAGAAAAGCTCCTCTAAAGCCGCTCTGATTGCACTTCGACAACTAGCTTCTCCTGGTGCTATTTTGTTGATAGTCACCGgcacaaaaataaattatctttttttagtttttcttactAAATTTAATAGTTAAAGTGAGAGAGCCACGTGTATGCTAGAGAATCGTTCAGACACTGAGATAGTGTTTTACGGTGGGCCCTCCATGATTAGAGAGATCAAACGGTGATTAATGATTAGACTTCTTAATAAATTAGATTACaattaatttagaatttaacccattttctcattttctataaataaCGTCATGGCTCGCAGTTGAAGACCACGCGCTTTACTGTTTTTTCTTCTCACTTTCCGCAAGATTGTTCTGTTCTTGAAACAGTTCCACGGTGcgactttttttttgcttcttagATCTCAAACTTTCTTGGTTCCTTTTGATGTTTAATGCTTTAGGTTGTAGATGGTTGATGGATATCTATATGTGAtagagttttgttttttttttggttaaaggGTATGTGATAGAGTTTTGTTGATTAATCATAGTAGAATCTTGATTTTGATGTTAGATCTTTGAGTCATATACGATCATCACTAGTTAAGGATCATGACCTAATTTAGACGTGAACTCAAAGAACTCGAGTCACAGAACCTTGATTTCTGTTCTTGAATTACAATGTTATTAGATGAGTGAAGAGGTCAATAAGCTTCAGAAGCCAACTCCACGTTTAAACGAGAGGATCCTCTCATCTTTATCTAAGAGATCGGTTGCTGCTCATCCATGGCATGATCTTGAAATCGGTAATAAATCACTAATTACttgattaagaaaacatatttgtGTTTTGAGCCTGTCTGTCtttttaactataaattatttttgggAAAATGAAAATTGTCTGCAGGACCTGGAGCTCCAGTGATTTTCAATGTGGTAAGTCTAATGCTTGATGATGTGATAATCCATTGATGGTAAGATCAGAAAAGATAATCTGAAATGAATCATTTATGGTTTTGAATGAAATAAGGTTGTTGAGATCTCAAAGGGTAGCAAGGTCAAATATGAACTTGACAAAAAGACAGGACTAatcaaggtaaaaaaaaaagaaagacaaaaccTGGATTAAAAAGGAGATAATAATCTGGTATTTTCAAGGAAATGAAAACTCTTAACAATTTGATTTTTCCTCTCAGGTTGATAGGATCCTTTATTCATCAGTTGTGTATCCTCATAACTACGGCTTTATTCCCCGCACATTATGCGAAGACAATGATCCGTTGGATGTGCTAGTCATCATGCAGGTTTTAAGTCTTATCTTCACCATAAACCCACACAAAAAGAATAAATAGACCCTATGGATCAATATATTCTTAGTAAGATTGATCGACTCTGTGCATGCAGGAGCCTGTACTTCCAGGCTGTTTTCTGCGCGCCCGAGCTATTGGATTAATGCCCATGATTGATCAGGTAACATCCATATCtctgttttataaaattttaggatCCTTTTGGTTATAAGTTGTGCAGGGCCTAGAACCGTGCTTATGGTTTATTGAAAAAGATATCTGCCCTAAACtcctaagagcatctccaacccataaCACTATTTTGTGTcaaaattacaatattttaatgtaattttagCACTAAAATTTTTCTTTCCAACCACAACACTAAATATCacagtaaaaataatatttttaaatattatattactaatcaatgttctttttgttttttgttttgataaatataattatttaataactaaaagttgttaactaatattaaaattataataaaaataatatttctatttca contains these protein-coding regions:
- the LOC108823650 gene encoding soluble inorganic pyrophosphatase 1, which codes for MSEEVNKLQKPTPRLNERILSSLSKRSVAAHPWHDLEIGPGAPVIFNVVVEISKGSKVKYELDKKTGLIKVDRILYSSVVYPHNYGFIPRTLCEDNDPLDVLVIMQEPVLPGCFLRARAIGLMPMIDQGEKDDKIIAVCVDDPEYKHYTDIKELPPHRLTEIRRFFEDYKKNENKEVAVNDFLPNGPAVEAIQYSMDLYAEYILHTLRR